The Argiope bruennichi chromosome 9, qqArgBrue1.1, whole genome shotgun sequence genome contains a region encoding:
- the LOC129985300 gene encoding gastrula zinc finger protein XlCGF8.2DB-like: protein MQRERLFPCKECGKSFHQMNQLRQHMIIHMPEEERPFSCYICGRKFNRLHHLKLHLMVHLGQSPHVCDICGRTCNQLSDLKKHQMIHTGERPHTCHICGKGFIQVGGMRRHIQKHEEEAELSLTCKVCGKDFTKIGYLKKHMVTHSENKPFTCEVCDKTFSAEAGLKQHLSIHSGEEPHVCEVCGKSFKRSGNLEKHLVTHSGSLPYSCNHCGKQFLQMGSYKRHALKNTCNRNEQFETLDPLPTDDEMSTSESGENFTASLSNNSWVVNDQIVIKTEMSEEENSIKDEETYMIVINDSNIGDIAGDIIEAI from the coding sequence ATGCAAAGAGAACGCTTATTTCCTTGTAAAGAATGTGGAAAAAGTTTTCATCAAATGAATCAACTTCGACAACATATGATCATTCATATGCCAGAAGAAGAACGGCCATTCAGCTGCTATATATGTGGCAGGAAATTCAACAGACTTCatcatttaaaacttcatttaatggTTCATTTAGGACAAAGTCCACATGTGTGTGATATCTGTGGAAGAACCTGTAATCAACTTAGTGATTTAAAGAAACATCAGATGATTCACACTGGTGAACGGCCTCATACTTGTCATATATGTGGTAAAGGATTTATACAAGTTGGTGGCATGAGGCGGCATATACAAAAACATGAGGAGGAAGCAGAATTGTCTTTGACCTGCAAAGTTTGTGGGAAGGATTTTACAAAAATAGGTTATTTGAAAAAACATATGGTTACTCATTCTGAAAATAAGCCTTTCACATGTGAGGTTTGTGACAAAACATTTAGCGCAGAAGCTGGTTTGAAACAGCATTTATCTATACATAGTGGCGAAGAACCTCATGTTTGTGAAGTCTGTggcaaatcttttaaaagaagtggCAATCTTGAAAAGCATTTAGTTACTCACTCAGGTTCCTTACCTTATAGCTGCAATCATTGTGGTAAACAATTCCTACAAATGGGAAGTTATAAAAgacatgctttaaaaaatacttgcaaCAGAAATGAACAGTTTGAAACTCTCGATCCACTTCCCACAGACGATGAAATGTCGACATCTGAGAGCGGTGAAAATTTTACTGCAAGTCTCAGCAACAATTCTTGGGTTGTGAATGATCAGATTGTCATTAAAACTGAGATGTCTGAGGAAGAAAACAGTATTAAGGATGAAGAGACTTACATGATTGTCATTAATGACTCTAATATAGGAGATATTGCAGGTGACATCATTGAGgctatttaa
- the LOC129984099 gene encoding PP2C-like domain-containing protein CG9801, which translates to MMPTFREKVGGFLRQLSTGQEKKPNYKSPCTSPTSTGSFIHKYLLGEVKRYHPEVLYGKSYYDLPVKEIAPLSRTVLSACTGPQGGLTTVDLEPKPFEFPDIDVHFIDEDHRDSSENLVKCKEATEEGNSARCDTESWSDGDQNKLSDNAESKTMEIAGIKDWFSPCESAYGIATTLYECHPVTKENAGNPIADAYAVVMRENSALLVLADGVNWGEKSCLAARCAIHGCVNYLNKVLYREGAGDITTLDIFISLLRSFSEAHNLILQENGTLTTLCAVVVAQIKKSSKFIACACNVGDSLAYIYSPKYGVREITQGSHDIYSMRDMRDALGALGPVDGINPELSNLTVSMSEVEPDDIVFLASDGISDNFDPVVGKFAIPRKVDKKVKTPTDATTTIDNARGSNPISTLNTQSEKENFAIDLNLPVVEAHQRHELTLLRMEDLIVNGVNEGDGPCKTAQQICEQMIDFAEKLTIAKRRILEDPELYKNDDLKVNQAGQRMRRRKVGEKLSMVPGKLDHASIVAYTVGVRFQEKVPLIAECESFSDLKC; encoded by the exons ATGATGCCAACCTTTCGAGAAAAAGTGGGTGGTTTCCTTCGTCAGCTTTCTACAGGACAGGAAAAGAAACCTAATTATAAATCACCATGCACATCTCCAACATCAACTGGCtcctttattcataaatatttactagg GGAAGTAAAGAGGTATCATCCTGAAGTTTTGTATGGAAAATCTTATTATGATTTGCCTGTGAAAGAAATAGCTCCATTATCCAGAACTGTATTATCCGCATGTACGGGACCCCAGGGTGGATTAACTACTGTGGATCTGGAACCAAAGCCATTTGAATTTCCAGATATAGATGTGCATTTCATAGATGAAGATCATAGAGATAGCTCTGAAAATTTGGTAAAATGCAAGGAAGCAACAGAAGAAGGAAATTCTGCTCGTtgtg atacaGAATCATGGTCTGATGGTGATCAGAATAAGTTAAGTGATAATGCTGAGTCCAAAACGATGGAAATTGCTGGTATTAAGGATTGGTTTTCTCCTTGTGAATCAGCCTATGGAATTGCTACAACTTTATATGAATGTCATCCTGTAACAAAAGAAAATGCAG gtaATCCCATAGCAGATGCCTATGCTGTAGTGATGAGGGAAAACAGTGCTCTTTTGGTTTTGGCTGATGGTGTGAACTGGGGTGAAAAATCTTGTTTAGCTGCTAGATGTGCAATACATGGGTGTGTGAATTACCTTAATAAAGTTTTGTACAGAGAAGGAGCTGGTGACATTACAACACTG GATATATTTATTAGTCTATTAAGATCATTCAGTGAAGCTCATAATCTGATTCTCCAAGAAAATGGAACACTTACCACTTTGTGTGCTGTAGTTGTCGCCCAAATAAAAAAGTCCAGCAAGTTTATAGCTTGTGCATGTAATGTTGGGGACAGCTTGGCTTATATTTATAGTCCAAAATATGGAGTTCGTGAAATAACTCAAG gtTCTCATGACATTTATTCTATGAGGGATATGAGGGATGCCTTGGGTGCGTTAGGACCCGTTGATGGTATCAATCCTGAACTAAGCAATCTCACAGTTTCCATGTCTGAAGTAGAACCTGACGACATTGTATTTCTTGCCAGTGATGGTATTTCTGACAACTTTGATCCAGTTGTTGGTAAGTTTGCTATTCCAAGAAAGGTTGATAAAAAAGTCAAAACACCCACCGATGCTACAACGACAATCGACAACGCTCGAGGCTCAAATCCTATCAGCACATTAAATACTcagagtgaaaaagaaaattttgcaatcgaCCTTAATTTGCCTGTAGTAGAGGCTCATCAGAGGCATGAATTAACATTACTGAGAATGGAGGATCTCATTGTTAATGGAGTTAATGAAGGTGATGGACCCTGCAAAACTGCTCAGCAAATCTGTGAACAGATGAtagattttgctgaaaaattaacCATTGCTAAACGTCGTATTTTAGAAGATCCAGAGCTCTATAAAAATGATGATCTGAAAGTCAATCAAGCTGGGCAACGTATGCGGCGAAGAAAAGTTGGAGAAAAGCTTTCAATGGTTCCAGGAAAATTGGATCATGCCTCAATAGTAGCATATACAGTAGGAGTGCGATTTCAAGAAAAAGTACCGCTAATAGCAGAATGTGAATCTTTTTCAGATTTGAAATGCTGA